The following nucleotide sequence is from Pleurodeles waltl isolate 20211129_DDA chromosome 8, aPleWal1.hap1.20221129, whole genome shotgun sequence.
aaatgcgtttgaatggggagagcaggagcagcgtgcgtttgaattggcgaaagacgccattcagcatgctttggatttgtggccgattcgagagggagacattgagttgaatgtgacagtccaggggcagtatgccaattggagtttatggcaaaaacaaggaagaaagagggtgcccctgggattttggacaaagaagttacctgaggcaggagagcggtatactccctttgagaagcagctgctggcctgctattgggccctggttgatactgagcaaattacactgggacacaatgtgattttaaggcctgaaattcccatcatgcagtgggtgatgagttcccctaaaactcatagaattggacatgcgcaagaagccagcattataaaatggaaatggtatgtccaggacagggcacgagcgggtccaaaagggaccgccgttttgcatgagcaggtagcgcaggctccagtggagaattccgaaatgttgcatgatgtaccttcagtgtgtgaatccccagtagggtggggccagccgttcgcagacttgtctgcagatgacaaaaaacatgtgtggttcacagatggttcagcaaaatatgttggagcgaaaaggcactggaaggcagtgtcctataatcctgttaccaagaagcttttgacaactacaggacagggaaaaagtagccagtatgcagagctttatgccgtgtatcaggctttaaaacaggagctacccggaaaatgtcacatttatacagattcctggtctaccgccaatgggttagctacttggcttcccacgtggcatgcacatcagtacaaaatccataacaaagaggtatgggggaaggagttatggcaggagatctgggaaatgttaactcaaagcaccgtgactgtctatcatgtggacgctcactgtccaactgattcattagaccgatggttcaattgtcttgcagacgatcgagccaagattcaagaggctgaagtggaggcgcagagttctgatttggtgggaatggctaaatgggcacaccagaaatgcggacatcttggagaaaaggctactcacaggtgggctgagattagagggatgcatcttcccctagatttgattaaaacagcgatcattgaatgtcccatttgtcagcatgcacagcacagaccggtcccacaggtggtgagaggccagctaggtagaggtaaattgccaggacagatttggcagattgattacattggaccaatgccagtgagcagagggtgtcagtatgcctgcactgtggtagacacttactctggttatctcatagcctttccctgcaagcgcgcaactcagcagagcaccctgaaaacactagatctgttgattctgtactatggggtgccactccagattcaaagtgataacgccagccacttcaagggcagcctagtgcaggactattgtgcacaacgcaatattgagtggatttttcacataccttactacccacaagcagcgggactgattgagagaatgaatgggttgctaaaagaacaattgcgtaaactgaatgatgggacactgaaggggtggagggataatttgtatgatgctttgcaaattttgaacaaccgacccctaacaaatgccgagacacctctcatgagaatgctgacacctgctttacagattaatccgtttacaacgagtaataccattatgtattgggaaacagctccaggagctttggccccatatcgagctacaccagaatctgcaggacttgacttacatgctttacacatgcatcgattgaaacctagagacatcactctgattgaaactggggtgggaattcagattccccctgagcattacggtctgatcgcccctcgatctgggcttgccttgaggggcatccaagttttctgaggcgtgatagatgcagactaccaaggcgaattgaaagtcattctcttgaacagtggtgacacagacctagtggtgcaacctggtgatcgcgttgcccaaattgtcattatgccggtttatggaggtgttgttaagaaggggagcgcctcagctcttctcactgtgagaggcaaaggagggttcggatctactgacaagaacccaggggccaaggtgtggattgaatccccaaataaccctcctcaacccgctgatgtcatcgccactggaccagacaatgtcctggtagttatgcgacctggtcaagacaaatgggaacatgttcccgctgacaaatgctatctgcgagaatgataatacgtgttttgtcctttgttcttttcagatcatcctgtggagtgcctgtgccatgagtgtggtgtatggagcccgttcgggagactccaccggggagcgggagtggctcatagcccaaaaattcaaccgtcagccgcagatgccaacgctgctgcatcaaccgaacaatgtttggattcatctagcgcaggaagtgctgaatatatctcacttctgtatgagtaacatgcaaaacgttcaagatttgattaccacttgtctagtggcagtgcccactcctgctgctgtattattacacatcttcaacaatacaaaccaggatggaatggtggatgtgagtgacgttcgctcccatctgtcactctatgagtactgccgtcattgcccggaggtgggcaggctgttgtggaggaacatgacatctatactcacgtttaacatctcaaatggggatgtgtgctattcattgacctgtgatcctatgaaaataggtaaatgtgctcagctcaaattggagaaaagaggcaaaaacttaactgctgcacaacggcagttgtgccactcacggactgacctaacctgtttgaatgtaaataattcgatgttttgccaacatgtggtgcctgctgccagccacattcaaaatgttaagttgcctaaaggttggctcttttcttgtggtaatctttcttttacttatattccagccaatctaaccggagggccttgtgcctggtcacgcttaggctttctcatgtttcctatggatactgctctacaccctcgctataccagagacactattcaattacctacggactgtgattctgaaatttcattgctgtccaaaacagaatatgttagtttagctggttctatcgtaggggtgccaggacttgcagtatataataccagagttattaataaacttgcatgtttagtagtcaagaatattaactatacatcagctgccttagctgagctgttattagatgtacagggaattagaagagctgctttgcagaatcgcgctgctattgattatttactgcttaaacacaaccatggctgcagtgattttgaaggattatgttgcttcaatttatccgaccactccatatcaatcaactcccacatagaggccctgcataagttggtgaagggggtgcagcaggatgttgacaaggggtggtgggattgggcttttggatggctgcctaatttaggccaactgcgttatatctttggtgtaatcattatcataacagttattttaatttaattatgttgttgtattcagtgtgtgcctaaccttctatctcagtgtcgcccaagagcattgccatttcagcttataggatatacttagttgtaagttggccaaatggtccaagggtggaaatgtattgctacatacactacgtgcatgcggcagcactacgtgcaaggtaaacagtggtgcagagtgtggaccattggcctctgctttcattggccttcgcttccattttggttcacgactccattttgtcgagtctggttcggtgcgtaaggcactgttctgtgtttttccacaagcttcggcaagctgaagggtggggtgttttctgctcaacttcgctccatctgcctggtacgaagggcgctatttacattccacgagctatcagttagaacaacagggggatgcgcctgtacacaaggaggaatgcaagcttcaccttggagtcctctcctgggaacttggcccgttctgaggagacgtctcgaagggtgaacaaggtaccgccgattgcacaatttgtaaaggagggggtctttttctagaaaagactcctgggcgttagtaaatactataaaagttgggggcctggatgggctggtttaggaactctcttctgggttggacgcaacgccaggaggactgattgtcccgaacagaggctccctgtgccagctgatttgggttccccagctttgtgtacggcggagggatgcagacgctcttttcggtgaagcttttcaatttattaagtgtattgtgtgtgcgcgcgtagtatgtacttattcttgcagtcattttcatgctattgagcattgaagtatattgtgtgttcgcgcgtaatatgcacttattcttgcagtcattttcatgctattgagcattgaggtatattgtgtgtgcttgtattatatgcacttactcttgcaattattcacagagtgcttatatctttatcattattctcatgttattctcctgatgtatatatatatatatatattagtgtggtttagttttgctagctgagaacttgccccttaaataaacttgattattctacttacgaaggtgtttgagagtgattgctttacattgtgccttaaaatatcctgaagtgcatagttttgatattctgaagagtaaagcagcacaggggattgtgttgaaaatggccctttctccagggtcaaccccaaacgttttgcctttcacctcctggttttctgaccatttttgtgttggctttaggaccctctgcactttaccactgctaaccaatgctaaaatgtGTGTGCTCTCTCATTAAAACCTGGTAACACTGGTCTATCCACAattaccatatttaatttacttgtaagtctcttgtaaattgcactgcatgtgcccagggcctgtaaattaagtgctactagtttcATTGTGTcactcactacagtagcctttcaaacatgactcgtacctgccactgcagaggctgtgtgtgcagttttaaactgtcatttagacctagcaagtgtacccagttgtTAGTCgcacaccttcccttttattacatgtacatctccccaaggtaggccctaggtagccccaacggagcagtgcaatgtatttaaaaagttggatatgtacttttaagtttagtgAAATTCCTTTTTCCACtacttgcaaggcctatccctgccATGGGATAACATTCAAGTTGCCTTATTATGTCTTATGAGTATAGCTTCCAAATGGGAAGTGATGACccctttcatgtttggtgtctctggaatccctaTTTAAAATACTAACGTgcggcaaagttggattttaaattgcaattctgaaaatgccactctaaGAAAGTTGGAATTTCTTGCTTTAGCcacttgatgcctgcagcctgtctctagtcacatatctgggttcagTTGGCAGCTGcgctttttgtattcctcctagactgccattcacaatgggagcttaggtgtgacataACATGTCATCCTGagtaggatgagagggaggagctggacatagCCTCATTTACACATGAAGAAGCTGTGTCCTGTCAACACACAAAGGACTTAATCCTGCCTTGTCACTCCAGCTTGCTTAGAACCAGGACAGAAGAGGAAAGGGATTCCTTGCACCTCAAAATcactttctagaagcttctcccaccttacaTAACCAGGGCAGCCAAGTTTAAATACTTCAGTATTCTTCTGGACCTGGGGATACTCTGACAGGAAGGACTTTTGTGCTGTTGAAGGCCTGCCACTTTTCTGGAATGCTGTTTTgctggactgctgcattgctgttctGACTTGTGCCCGCTGCCCTCCTGGTCTGATGTCTCaaggacataaaatacttccaacaACCCttcctctgcacctggactctgccatctgtgatcctaccctgccaagtggtaccaccccagtcctggacccttggaactgCACCTTAGATGCTTGCTCCAGCGAAACTGATGCAACCTCTGCTGGAGGAGCAGAACCAACGTATCAGCACTGTTGCATGGAGCGGAACCCACTCATCATTGCTAATGCATGGGTCAGAATCGGCGCAACAGGCTCACATCGCCACCTCTTTGGGCCTGAGGATCGCCTTTGGACACTTTCCCTGGCGCAAGCTCCTCACATCCCTTGATGACGGCAGCCACAATGATGATGCCAAAACTCTGCATCGCTACCAATGCATGGACGGaaaccaacacatcatcttgaCTGGGCCATACATCAGCAAAGCCGGTCTGCGAATCGCAAGCCCTATCAAACGGATCCACGACGTTGTCACAGCCGAATTTCAAAcagcagccttgccacatctcgaAACTGACGCTGTGCAAAACATCTGTGTTTCGAACCCATGCAACGCTccccaaccaggatttaaggtactttggttcattgggtataactgggtccctgtagaagGCCTGCGATCCATCACTGTCACACTAAAGTTTTGGCTTTGTCCTGGTCCTctgtgaccagatatccctggttggtgctTCTTCCTTGTAAGAGCTTTTTTGTagtttaatctttataaattcgTAACTCaagttcttcttattggatttttgttggttctggtcttgttttatttattaaaattaatttgacTTCTCAGTTTGATTTGAGATCCTTTTTCTGTGGTATAGCACTgctttactttttgaagtgttgtacaaatactttacccattgccttcaagttaagtgtTTTTCTCTACTATGACATGTAAAACCTAACAGCACATGTCCTGGCCTTTAGATAAACTGCATCCGGCCTCTGGGATGTCCAGGGCTTACCTGAGAGGTGGCTTATgtatataaaaatggaaggtttggacctggcaacagGTTAATTTTGACAGTTCGAAATGACAGAGTAaattgcacacaggctctgcaaaggcaggcctgggagACGTTTAAATGGTCActtcagagggtggcacaatccatgctgcagTTCCACTGGAGGCAtttcaatttacaggccttggacacactaggtctttactagggacttacaagtacataaaaaatgtatgttgccaataagccaatattaccaggttttcaggagtgagcacatgcactttagcactggttagcagtggcaaattgctcagagtcctaaggtcaataaAAGTAGCTCAAACAaaatggaggagcaggggaaaaaaGACTGGAGAAGAGCactctaagactgacaggtctaacaacaagAATGATGATTCTGTTTATTTTTCAACAGTTGTTCTCCTTTGTGTTTGTTGGAGATTCTGTGCTCCATTGTGTAGATGATTTACTATTTGTGGAGCCATCAGAGTCTCACTGTTGCAAGAAATAGCTGGAGGTTTTTTGTGGATTGATGGAGAATCTGGATAATTCTCTTGCACCCGAAAACTTAGCCTGTCCATGTTTTTAAGTTATGATTGACGACATAGCGATGGAAGCAAGATTGCTAGCTGAGAAAAAATGAAGATGCTGAAGGTGGTTCATGAGATGCTGAAAAATAAGAAGGTGCAGGTATACGAGGTGCAAGTGTTGTTAGACCATTTGATTTTGCATGGAATGTGGTGCAAGCAGCACAGACCTTTGACAGGTGATTGGGTCTTTCCCTAGTGGGGCTATCAATGCCACACTATAGTGTGTGCTTGATGGCAGTGGTTGAGGTCGGCTTGAGGATGTGCACAGCTTTTCTGAGCAGGTttaatggagtgccattgaaaatGTCTCAGGGATAAGTCAGAATGGTCTTTCAAAATGTTACTAAGGCCATTTGGCAGTGGTGGTTTTATAATGAATTGGCAAGGGATTTGAAGTACCCGGCAGCTGAAGGGGTCAAGTATTGCTTTTTTGAGTTCTTTCCTGCGGTGGTTGCACTTGTATTATGAGGGCATTTTGCCACAACAAAAAGGTGGCTTTCAATGTGGACAACATATCAGTTGCCAACATAGTAAACAAGCAATCAGTTAGGGTTGTGCTCTGGTTGTTGCAAATTTGTATTGGTTATTTAAACTGTCATGTACTTTCTAGAGCCAGGCATGTCCTGAGAGTGCCCAAAGATATTGCAGATGCACTGTCCCGCTCGCAGCGGAGGCAATTATTTTGGCTGTTGCCAGGACAGGAGCAGAAGAATATATAATCGATTAAAGCAGGTATGGATTATGGCAGCTAGGAGAAAGAGGATGCTTCAATTGCTGGAAGATTCCTTGGCTCCACCATTAGGAAagtgtaagtgccagattgggcagaatTTTTAACCTCAACAGCAAAGTGGAGTTCCACATATGGAGAACATGAGGGGATGAGTCGGATGGCTGCGTTAGATGCAGTTTGAGAAAGGGTTGTCTCCAGTGATGATCTCTGGGAGGGTGGCAGCGATAccattttttgccactttttattGGAGCTGTGAAAATTAGGCAGAGGTTTTGGGCTGGAGAGAGGGAGAAGGAATAGGTAAAAAGGTGGCCAGTAATGGTGGCATTATTGCAGAGAATAGTGGCAAAAGTGGTTTTGGTGTGTGCGACTCGTAAAGAGGTGTTACTTTTTTTCATTGCTGAAGGTGGTCTACTGTTCAGGCCATTTAGGTTATCTGAGTTGGTGTTTATCAGGGTAGAGGAGACGGAACATGGAGGACTCGGGTTAAGGACTTGCAGTATTATTGAGGCAGTGTAAGACTGATCAAAAGGGAAGGGATAAAGTTGTTTGGTTGACAGCATTTGggagcatattgtatgcaaagtgtGGTGGTGGAAACATTTTCTGAATAAGAGTTTGGTGGGAGAGCAGAAGAGAGGATTTGTGTTCACAAGGGAAGTTGAAAGGTGTcaagtttacaattgttttttgttttgcttaaagTTTTGCAGTTGCTGCCCTTACGAAAGAGAGAATTTTGGTGCACATTGTTTtagtatgttatatgttatgttataaaagttatagagcgcatagctacccaaaggcctcccagcgcttccACATATCTTCAACAACACTCTCATAGGGCAGAAATCAATACAGCCATGTTTTCAATCGCCAACAAAAGGATAGTTCCTGGTGGGTTTGGCTTAAAGACAAGGGTAGCAAATTCCATAATTTGGCACCAATATGGGACatagaacttctgccccatctggcCTTTTTTATTGAGGGAATTGCCGGCAAGGTTACTAAAGAGGACCTGAGAAGTCGAATAGGCTTGTAAAAGGTGGCCAAGGTTCGCAGATATGGGGGCCCTTTAGCATACAGCGCTCTAGGAATATAACATAATGCCTTAAACTTTATTTGTTGTTCCAGTGGGAGCCAATGGAGAGCTGAAAGTGCTGACTTGACTGATTCATGCCTTG
It contains:
- the LOC138250396 gene encoding uncharacterized protein; its protein translation is MGAIRKPQSDLPCRELKPSKSYHIRSGDDICTITWNPELKIILWSACAMSVVYGARSGDSTGEREWLIAQKFNRQPQMPTLLHQPNNVWIHLAQEVLNISHFCMSNMQNVQDLITTCLVAVPTPAAVLLHIFNNTNQDGMVDVSDVRSHLSLYEYCRHCPEVGRLLWRNMTSILTFNISNGDVCYSLTCDPMKIGKCAQLKLEKRGKNLTAAQRQLCHSRTDLTCLNVNNSMFCQHVVPAASHIQNVKLPKGWLFSCGNLSFTYIPANLTGGPCAWSRLGFLMFPMDTALHPRYTRDTIQLPTDCDSEISLLSKTEYVSLAGSIVGVPGLAVYNTRVINKLACLVVKNINYTSAALAELLLDVQGIRRAALQNRAAIDYLLLKHNHGCSDFEGLCCFNLSDHSISINSHIEALHKLVKGVQQDVDKGWWDWAFGWLPNLGQLRYIFGVIIIITVILI